A single window of Dermacentor albipictus isolate Rhodes 1998 colony chromosome 1, USDA_Dalb.pri_finalv2, whole genome shotgun sequence DNA harbors:
- the LOC135901429 gene encoding modifier of mdg4-like, giving the protein MKSRKYCLKWKRNQPSETGVPVQLGIDEATQDVAILCENMCLMAHKAVLAAFSPFFKEQFASNAGGDTVVIQHVRFADLTTVVEFIYRGEVVVPQQQLYTLAKAADTFKVKGRFMFVHNDGSNDAPLSTNLSYSTTPRMACDGLQMPWGFQQAFRNELQSRTGKINASADQPSVSASDDVDSDAADNAHGISLALDAVHEVPVRSTSTETAPAAALPPPDAPSADSFDLLATGANLPATLHHVLESVNNNAKGIEAWHSDTGVNILDAANVQVSMPTEASTPASESRVLDREVSTLDGAKVLPLNVSQISGCSEYKEAALKASFSNICDVEQPPTKLPSLFSLTDNKTTMNDGCASGDAVSNVECSSKVLMTQQIIPGAPVMTRLRNLDSMQQEPTSCPERPSSPSLEEGSSSGSAKTCAECAENVTPLSSTAQLGSPIPKNRKYRSLLTGKERLTSTDEQTEETSWSGPITRSRAARLAKQLK; this is encoded by the coding sequence ATGAAATCGCGAAAGTACTGCCTTAAGTGGAAAAGAAACCAGCCGTCAGAAACGGGCGTGCCAGTGCAGCTTGGCATCGATGAAGCCACGCAGGACGTGGCGATTCTGTGCGAGAACATGTGCCTAATGGCTCACAAGGCTGTGCTGGCAGCTTTCAGTCCTTTCTTCAAGGAGCAATTTGCATCGAATGCTGGCGGCGACACCGTGGTGATACAGCATGTGCGCTTCGCGGACCTGACAACGGTGGTCGAGTTTATATATCGAGGCGAAGTGGTCGTGCCGCAGCAGCAGCTTTACACGCTTGCCAAGGCGGCCGACACATTCAAGGTAAAGGGACGATTTATGTTCGTTCACAACGACGGCTCAAATGATGCGCCACTGAGCACCAACCTTAGCTACAGCACGACCCCGCGCATGGCTTGCGACGGACTTCAAATGCCATGGGGATTTCAGCAAGCGTTTCGTAACGAGCTCCAAAGCCGCACTGGAAAAATTAATGCCTCAGCCGACCAGCCCTCGGTGTCTGCTTCAGACGACGTAGACTCCGACGCCGCAGATAATGCGCACGGTATAAGCTTGGCGCTTGACGCTGTACATGAAGTTCCGGTGCGGTCTACGTCGACAGAGACGGCACCTGCGGCTGCACTGCCTCCACCTGACGCGCCGTCGGCTGACTCCTTCGATTTACTCGCCACTGGCGCAAACCTTCCAGCCACCTTGCATCATGTTCTGGAGTCGGTGAACAACAATGCGAAAGGCATTGAAGCTTGGCATTCTGATACCGGCGTTAACATACTCGACGCAGCCAATGTGCAAGTCAGCATGCCCACCGAAGCATCAACACCAGCGAGTGAGTCCAGAGTGTTAGATCGGGAGGTATCTACGTTGGACGGTGCAAAAGTGCTTCCTCTCAACGTTTCTCAGATATCCGGCTGCTCCGAGTATAAAGAAGCAGCACTAAAGGCATCGTTCTCGAACATTTGTGACGTGGAGCAGCCTCCAACAAAATTGCCCTCTCTTTTCTCCCTCACCGATAACAAGACTACCATGAACGATGGTTGTGCTTCAGGTGACGCTGTGTCTAACGTGGAGTGTTCCTCGAAAGTGTTAATGACACAGCAAATTATACCGGGTGCACCCGTAATGACTCGTCTGCGTAATCTTGACTCTATGCAGCAAGAGCCGACGTCATGTCCTGAAAGGCCAAGTTCGCCATCACTCGAGGAGGGTTCAAGCTCTGGCTCTGCAAAGACTTGTGCAGAGTGCGCTGAAAACGTGACGCCTCTATCAAGTACTGCACAACTCGGCTCTCCTATACCTAAGAATCGAAAATATCGCTCCCTTTTAACAGGCAAAGAACGACTGACATCCACTGACGAGCAGACAGAGGAGACATCTTGGAGCGGCCCGATAACACGAAGCAGGGCTGCACGGCTGGCAAAACAGCTAAAATGA